The Streptomyces sp. NBC_00162 genome window below encodes:
- the alaS gene encoding alanine--tRNA ligase codes for MESAEIRRRWLSFFEERGHAVVPSASLIADDPTLLLVNAGMVPFKPYFLGETKPPAPRATSVQKCVRTPDIEEVGKTTRHGTFFQMCGNFSFGDYFKEGAIKYAWELLTSSVADGGYGLEPEKLWITVYLDDDEAEQIWREKIGVPAERIQRLGKKDNFWSMGVPGPCGPCSEINYDRGPEFGVEGGPAVNDERYVEIWNLVFMQYERGAGDGKEDFPILGDLPSKNIDTGLGLERLAMILQGVQNMYETDTLRVVMDKATELTGVQYGAAQGSDVSMRVVADHIRTSVMLIGDGVTPGNEGRGYVLRRIMRRAIRNMRLMGATGPVVQDLVDVVINTMGQQYPELVTDRKRIETVALAEEAAFLKAVKGGTNILDTAVTETKAAGGTVLPGDKAFLLHDTWGFPIDLTLEMAAEQGLSVDEPGFRRLMQEQRDRAKADAKAKKTGHADMSAYREIADGSGATEFTGYATTQGESTIVGLLVNGVSAPAASEGDEVEVVLDRTPFYAEGGGQLADQGRIKLDSGAVIVVRDVQQPVPGVSVHKGSVQVGEVTVGANAYAAIDINRRRAIARAHSATHLTHQALRDALGPTAAQAGSENSPGRFRFDFGSPNAVPGSVLTDVEQKINDVLSRELDVTAEIMSIDEAKKQGAIAEFGEKYGERVRVVTIGDFSKELCGGTHVGNTSQLGLVKLLGESSIGSGVRRVEALVGVDAYNFLAKEHTVVAQLQELVKGRPEELPEKIASMLGKLKDAEKEIEKFRAEKVLQAAAGLAQNAQDIHGVALVVGQVPDGTGADDLRKLVLDVRGRIPGDRPAVVALFTVAGGRPLTVIATNEAARERGLKAGDLVRTAAKTLGGGGGGKPDVAQGGGQNPGAIPEAISAVERLVVETA; via the coding sequence ATGGAGTCGGCTGAAATCCGCCGCCGCTGGCTGAGCTTCTTCGAGGAGCGCGGTCACGCCGTTGTCCCTTCGGCGTCGCTCATCGCGGACGACCCGACTCTGCTGCTGGTCAACGCGGGCATGGTCCCCTTCAAGCCGTACTTCCTCGGCGAGACCAAGCCCCCGGCCCCCCGTGCCACCAGCGTGCAGAAGTGCGTCCGTACGCCGGACATCGAAGAGGTCGGCAAGACCACCCGCCACGGCACGTTCTTCCAGATGTGCGGCAACTTCTCCTTCGGCGACTACTTCAAGGAAGGCGCCATCAAGTACGCCTGGGAGCTGCTGACCAGCTCCGTGGCGGACGGCGGCTACGGCCTCGAGCCCGAGAAGCTCTGGATCACCGTCTACCTCGACGACGACGAGGCCGAGCAGATCTGGCGCGAGAAGATCGGCGTGCCGGCCGAGCGCATCCAGCGCCTGGGCAAGAAGGACAACTTCTGGTCCATGGGCGTCCCCGGCCCCTGCGGCCCGTGCTCGGAGATCAACTACGACCGCGGCCCGGAGTTCGGCGTCGAGGGCGGCCCGGCCGTCAACGACGAGCGCTACGTGGAGATCTGGAACCTGGTCTTCATGCAGTACGAGCGCGGCGCCGGTGACGGGAAGGAAGACTTCCCGATCCTCGGCGACCTGCCGTCGAAGAACATCGACACGGGTCTGGGCCTCGAGCGTCTCGCCATGATCCTGCAGGGCGTGCAGAACATGTACGAGACCGACACCCTGCGCGTGGTCATGGACAAGGCCACCGAGCTGACCGGTGTGCAGTACGGCGCCGCGCAGGGCAGCGACGTGTCCATGCGCGTGGTCGCCGACCACATCCGCACCTCCGTCATGCTCATCGGCGACGGCGTCACCCCCGGCAACGAGGGCCGCGGGTACGTGCTGCGCCGCATCATGCGCCGCGCCATCCGCAACATGCGCCTCATGGGCGCCACGGGCCCGGTCGTCCAGGACCTCGTCGACGTCGTGATCAACACGATGGGGCAGCAGTACCCGGAGCTGGTCACCGACCGCAAGCGCATCGAGACCGTCGCGCTCGCCGAAGAGGCCGCCTTCCTCAAGGCCGTCAAGGGTGGCACCAACATCCTCGACACCGCCGTGACCGAGACCAAGGCCGCCGGCGGCACGGTCCTCCCCGGCGACAAGGCGTTCCTGCTCCACGACACCTGGGGCTTCCCGATCGACCTCACCCTGGAGATGGCCGCCGAGCAGGGCCTCTCCGTGGACGAGCCCGGCTTCCGCCGCCTGATGCAGGAGCAGCGCGACCGCGCCAAGGCCGACGCCAAGGCCAAGAAGACCGGCCACGCGGACATGTCCGCCTACCGGGAGATCGCCGACGGCTCCGGCGCCACCGAGTTCACCGGCTACGCCACCACCCAGGGCGAGTCCACCATCGTCGGCCTGCTGGTCAACGGCGTCTCCGCGCCCGCCGCCTCCGAGGGCGACGAGGTCGAGGTCGTCCTCGACCGCACTCCCTTCTACGCCGAGGGCGGCGGCCAGCTCGCCGACCAGGGCCGCATCAAGCTCGACTCGGGCGCCGTCATCGTCGTCCGCGACGTGCAGCAGCCGGTCCCGGGCGTCTCCGTGCACAAGGGCTCCGTCCAGGTCGGCGAGGTGACGGTGGGCGCCAACGCGTACGCCGCCATCGACATCAACCGCCGCCGGGCCATCGCCCGCGCCCACTCCGCCACGCACCTGACGCACCAGGCGCTGCGCGATGCGCTGGGCCCGACGGCCGCCCAGGCCGGTTCCGAGAACTCGCCGGGCCGCTTCCGCTTCGACTTCGGTTCGCCGAACGCCGTCCCCGGCTCGGTCCTCACCGACGTAGAGCAGAAGATCAACGACGTGCTCTCGCGCGAGCTGGACGTCACCGCCGAGATCATGAGCATCGACGAGGCGAAGAAGCAGGGCGCCATCGCCGAGTTCGGCGAGAAGTACGGCGAGCGCGTGCGCGTCGTCACCATCGGCGACTTCTCCAAGGAGCTGTGCGGCGGCACGCACGTCGGCAACACCTCCCAGCTGGGTCTGGTGAAGCTGCTCGGCGAGTCCTCCATCGGCTCCGGCGTGCGCCGCGTCGAGGCCCTGGTGGGCGTGGACGCGTACAACTTCCTCGCCAAGGAGCACACGGTCGTCGCCCAGCTCCAGGAGCTGGTCAAGGGCCGTCCGGAGGAGCTGCCGGAGAAGATCGCCTCCATGCTCGGCAAGCTGAAGGACGCCGAGAAGGAGATCGAGAAGTTCCGCGCGGAGAAGGTCCTCCAGGCCGCCGCCGGGCTCGCCCAGAACGCCCAGGACATCCACGGTGTCGCCCTCGTCGTCGGCCAGGTGCCGGACGGCACCGGCGCCGACGACCTGCGCAAGCTGGTCCTGGACGTCCGCGGCCGCATCCCGGGTGACCGCCCGGCCGTCGTGGCCCTGTTCACCGTGGCGGGTGGCCGCCCGCTGACCGTCATCGCCACCAACGAGGCCGCCCGCGAGCGCGGTCTCAAGGCCGGCGACCTGGTCCGTACGGCCGCCAAGACCCTCGGTGGCGGCGGTGGCGGCAAGCCGGACGTCGCGCAGGGCGGCGGCCAGAACCCGGGCGCCATCCCGGAGGCCATCAGCGCCGTCGAGCGTCTCGTCGTAGAGACGGCCTGA
- a CDS encoding DUF948 domain-containing protein, which translates to MSGGEVAGILVAVFWAILVSFLAVALARLAQVLKATTKLVADVTEQAVPLLADASTTVRSARTQLDRVDAIASDVQEVTSNASALSSTVASAFGGPLVKVAAFGYGVRKALGRTDEAPAKTTRRTVIVGRTVPAARRRKQKG; encoded by the coding sequence GTGTCCGGTGGAGAGGTGGCCGGGATCCTCGTGGCCGTCTTCTGGGCCATCCTGGTCTCCTTCCTCGCCGTGGCACTGGCGAGGCTGGCGCAGGTGCTCAAGGCGACCACCAAGCTGGTGGCCGACGTGACCGAACAGGCCGTCCCGCTGCTGGCAGACGCCTCCACGACCGTCCGCTCCGCGCGCACCCAGCTGGACCGGGTCGACGCCATCGCGAGCGACGTCCAGGAGGTCACCTCCAACGCCTCCGCGCTGTCCTCCACCGTGGCCTCCGCCTTCGGGGGACCGCTGGTCAAGGTCGCGGCCTTCGGCTACGGCGTCCGCAAGGCGCTCGGCCGGACGGACGAGGCGCCCGCGAAGACCACCCGACGGACCGTGATCGTCGGCCGTACCGTGCCGGCGGCCCGACGCCGGAAGCAGAAGGGCTGA
- a CDS encoding shikimate kinase — protein MGSGKSTVGGLLSERLGIPYRDTDADIVAAEGREISDIFIDEGEPHFRELERQAVAAALAEHTGVLALGGGAVLDESTRALLIGLPVAYLSMDVEEAVRRVGLGAARPLLAVNPRRQWREQMDARRPLYTEVARVVVATDDRTPEEVAQAVLDALELKDV, from the coding sequence ATGGGCTCCGGCAAGTCGACGGTCGGCGGTCTGCTCTCCGAGCGGCTCGGGATCCCCTACCGGGACACCGACGCGGACATCGTCGCCGCCGAGGGCCGGGAGATCTCCGACATCTTCATCGACGAGGGCGAACCGCACTTCCGTGAGCTGGAGCGCCAGGCGGTCGCCGCCGCCCTCGCCGAGCACACCGGAGTCCTCGCCCTCGGCGGCGGCGCGGTCCTCGACGAGAGCACGCGCGCGCTGCTCATCGGCCTGCCCGTGGCCTACCTCTCGATGGACGTCGAGGAAGCCGTCCGGCGCGTGGGCCTCGGCGCCGCGCGCCCGCTGCTGGCCGTCAACCCGCGCCGCCAGTGGCGCGAGCAGATGGACGCCCGGCGCCCCCTGTACACCGAAGTCGCGCGCGTCGTGGTGGCCACTGACGACCGCACCCCCGAAGAGGTCGCCCAGGCGGTCCTCGACGCTCTGGAGTTGAAGGACGTATGA
- the aroB gene encoding 3-dehydroquinate synthase: protein MTDQVTRIQVGASAGYDAYEVLVGHQLLGELGGLIGSKAQRVAVIHPEALASTGEALRDDLAGQGYEAVAIQVPNAEEAKTAEVAAYCWKALGQSGFTRTDVIIGVGGGATTDLAGFVAATWLRGVRWIAVPTTVLAMVDAAVGGKTGINTAEGKNLVGAFHPPAGVLCDLAALDSLPVNDYVSGLAEVIKAGFISDPVILDLIEADPQAARTPAGPHTAELIVRSIQVKADVVSGDLKESGQREMLNYGHTLAHAIEKNERYKWRHGAAVSVGMVFAAELGRLAGRLDDATADRHKEVLASVGLPLSYRGDQWPKLLQTMQVDKKSRGNLLRFIVLDSLAKPTVLEGPDPAHLIAAYGEVSA, encoded by the coding sequence ATGACGGACCAGGTGACGCGGATCCAGGTCGGCGCGAGCGCCGGCTACGACGCGTACGAGGTGCTGGTCGGGCACCAGCTGCTCGGCGAGCTGGGCGGCCTGATCGGCAGCAAGGCCCAGCGGGTCGCCGTGATCCACCCCGAGGCCCTGGCCTCGACCGGTGAAGCACTGCGCGACGACCTCGCCGGGCAGGGCTACGAGGCGGTCGCCATCCAGGTGCCGAACGCCGAGGAGGCCAAGACGGCCGAGGTGGCCGCGTACTGCTGGAAGGCGCTCGGCCAGTCCGGCTTCACCCGCACCGACGTCATCATCGGCGTCGGCGGGGGAGCCACCACCGACCTCGCGGGCTTCGTCGCGGCCACCTGGCTGCGCGGGGTGCGCTGGATCGCCGTGCCGACCACCGTCCTCGCGATGGTCGACGCGGCCGTCGGCGGCAAGACCGGCATCAACACCGCCGAGGGCAAGAACCTCGTCGGCGCGTTCCACCCGCCAGCCGGCGTGCTCTGCGACCTGGCGGCGCTGGACTCGCTGCCGGTCAACGACTACGTCAGCGGCCTCGCCGAGGTCATCAAGGCCGGATTCATCTCCGACCCGGTGATCCTCGACCTGATCGAGGCGGACCCGCAGGCGGCCCGCACGCCCGCCGGCCCGCACACCGCCGAACTGATCGTGCGCTCCATCCAGGTCAAGGCCGACGTGGTCTCCGGCGACCTCAAGGAGTCGGGCCAGCGCGAGATGCTCAACTACGGCCACACCCTCGCGCACGCCATCGAGAAGAACGAGCGCTACAAGTGGCGGCACGGCGCGGCCGTGTCCGTCGGCATGGTCTTCGCGGCCGAGCTCGGCCGGCTCGCGGGCCGCCTCGACGACGCGACGGCCGACCGGCACAAGGAGGTCCTCGCCTCGGTGGGCCTGCCGCTGTCCTACCGCGGCGACCAGTGGCCCAAGCTGCTCCAGACGATGCAGGTCGACAAGAAGTCGCGCGGCAACCTGCTGCGCTTCATCGTCCTCGACTCCCTGGCCAAGCCGACCGTGCTGGAGGGCCCCGACCCGGCCCACCTGATCGCCGCCTACGGCGAGGTCTCCGCGTGA
- a CDS encoding shikimate dehydrogenase → MSGIRAAVLGSPIEHSLSPVLHRAAYRELGLADWSYDRFEIDEAALPGFIAGLGPEWAGLSLTMPLKRAVIPLLDGISDTAASVEAVNTVVFTKDGRRLGDNTDIPGIVAALDERGIDKVPSAAILGAGATASSALAALSRICTGEVTAYVRSQARADEMRQWGARLGVTVRTADWSEAAEALAAPLVIATTPAGATDELAAAVPAAPGTLFDVLYDPWPTALAASWSQWGGTVIGGLDLLVHQAVLQVEQMTGRTPGPLAAIRAAGERALAAR, encoded by the coding sequence ATGTCAGGGATACGGGCCGCGGTGCTGGGTTCGCCCATCGAGCACTCCCTCTCGCCGGTGCTGCACCGCGCCGCTTACCGGGAGCTCGGCCTCGCCGACTGGTCGTACGACCGCTTCGAGATCGACGAGGCCGCGCTCCCGGGGTTCATCGCCGGACTCGGCCCCGAGTGGGCCGGGCTGTCGCTGACGATGCCGCTGAAGCGGGCGGTCATCCCGCTGCTCGACGGCATCAGCGACACGGCCGCCTCCGTCGAGGCGGTCAACACGGTGGTCTTCACGAAGGACGGCCGTCGGCTCGGCGACAACACCGACATTCCCGGCATCGTGGCCGCGCTCGACGAGCGCGGCATCGACAAGGTGCCGTCCGCGGCCATCCTCGGCGCCGGGGCCACCGCCTCCTCGGCGCTGGCCGCCCTCTCGCGGATCTGCACCGGCGAGGTCACGGCGTACGTGCGTTCGCAGGCCCGTGCCGACGAGATGCGGCAGTGGGGCGCGCGGCTCGGGGTCACCGTCCGCACGGCCGACTGGTCCGAGGCGGCCGAGGCGCTTGCCGCGCCGCTGGTCATCGCGACCACCCCGGCCGGGGCCACCGACGAACTGGCCGCCGCCGTACCCGCCGCCCCCGGCACGCTCTTCGACGTCCTCTACGACCCCTGGCCGACCGCCCTCGCGGCGTCCTGGTCGCAGTGGGGCGGCACGGTCATCGGCGGCCTGGACCTCCTGGTCCACCAGGCCGTGCTCCAGGTCGAGCAGATGACGGGACGGACCCCCGGCCCGCTCGCCGCCATACGGGCCGCCGGAGAGCGGGCGCTCGCCGCCCGTTAG
- the mltG gene encoding endolytic transglycosylase MltG → MTEYGRGRGPEPWHPEDPLYGDQGWTGHQTQQGQAPYADPQQGYPQEQQYQQQYPEQQQYAQQPQYEQQYPQQGQYPQQGQFQQQEQYQQQQGQYPQQYAQQQAYAPQAPQQPMYDSQGWDTGTGQYAVPASADPYAGADPYAQQAVASYPGEAPDLYATPEAFPPPQPPGRRHLEPEPVEEEESESGFFAGGGRDGDGDEPGGGRRGGRSKGGEPKKRSGAACLIATLVIVGVLGGGGYYGYSYLKDRFATAEDYAGEGTGETVDVEIPKGSTLATMGNILKKHGIVASVEAFTTAADVNPKGKSIQPGVYPMKKKMSGAAAVALMIDPSKLNVITITEGMRNAKVYEAIDKKLGKPDGTTKDIALRDAKNLGLPAWAGNNPKLMDPLEGFLYPARYDLGKDSTPESLLKQMVKNASDKYSELGVEGKAKELGLENPLQVVTVASLVNAEGKNHDDFRKMSEVVYNRLKKTNDVTNRKIQFDSTYNYAKGQSEINFNLKEAQAFNNPYNTHFITGLPVGPIGNPGMDALTATLNPDHGGWMFFVSVDGNTTTFTQTYEEHLKLVDEFQERQKQKNGG, encoded by the coding sequence ATGACTGAGTATGGCCGGGGCCGTGGTCCCGAACCGTGGCACCCTGAGGATCCCCTGTACGGGGACCAGGGGTGGACCGGGCACCAGACCCAGCAGGGCCAGGCGCCGTACGCCGATCCGCAGCAGGGGTATCCGCAGGAGCAGCAGTACCAGCAGCAGTACCCCGAGCAGCAGCAGTACGCGCAGCAGCCGCAGTACGAGCAGCAGTACCCGCAGCAAGGGCAGTACCCGCAGCAGGGGCAGTTCCAGCAGCAGGAGCAGTACCAGCAGCAGCAGGGGCAGTACCCGCAGCAGTACGCGCAGCAGCAGGCCTATGCCCCGCAGGCCCCCCAGCAGCCGATGTACGACTCCCAGGGCTGGGACACCGGCACGGGCCAGTACGCGGTTCCCGCGTCGGCCGACCCGTACGCGGGCGCGGACCCGTACGCCCAGCAGGCCGTCGCGAGCTACCCGGGCGAGGCCCCTGACCTGTACGCCACGCCGGAGGCCTTCCCTCCGCCGCAGCCCCCCGGCCGGCGTCACCTGGAGCCGGAACCGGTCGAGGAGGAGGAGTCCGAGAGCGGCTTCTTCGCCGGCGGCGGTCGCGACGGCGACGGCGACGAGCCCGGCGGCGGTCGCAGGGGCGGCCGCTCGAAGGGCGGTGAGCCCAAGAAGCGCAGCGGCGCCGCGTGTCTGATCGCCACGCTGGTGATCGTGGGCGTGCTCGGCGGTGGCGGCTACTACGGCTACAGCTACCTCAAGGACAGGTTCGCCACGGCCGAGGACTACGCGGGCGAGGGCACCGGCGAGACTGTCGACGTCGAGATCCCCAAGGGCTCCACCCTGGCCACGATGGGCAACATCCTCAAGAAGCACGGCATCGTGGCGAGCGTGGAGGCGTTCACGACCGCCGCCGACGTCAACCCCAAGGGCAAGTCCATTCAGCCGGGCGTCTACCCGATGAAGAAGAAGATGTCGGGTGCGGCCGCCGTCGCGCTGATGATCGACCCCAGCAAGCTGAACGTCATCACCATCACCGAGGGCATGCGCAACGCCAAGGTGTACGAGGCGATCGACAAGAAGCTGGGCAAGCCGGACGGCACCACCAAGGACATTGCCCTGCGCGATGCCAAGAACCTCGGACTGCCGGCCTGGGCCGGCAACAATCCGAAGCTCATGGACCCGCTCGAGGGCTTCCTGTACCCGGCGCGCTACGACCTCGGCAAGGACAGCACCCCCGAGTCCCTGCTCAAGCAGATGGTCAAGAACGCGTCCGACAAGTACTCGGAGCTGGGCGTCGAGGGCAAGGCCAAGGAGCTCGGCCTGGAGAACCCGCTCCAGGTGGTCACGGTCGCCAGCCTCGTCAACGCCGAGGGCAAGAACCACGACGACTTCCGGAAGATGTCCGAGGTCGTCTACAACCGCCTGAAGAAGACCAACGACGTCACGAACCGGAAGATCCAGTTCGACTCGACGTACAACTACGCCAAGGGCCAGAGCGAGATCAACTTCAACCTCAAGGAAGCCCAGGCGTTCAACAACCCCTACAACACGCACTTCATCACGGGACTGCCCGTCGGCCCGATCGGGAACCCGGGCATGGACGCGCTGACCGCTACGCTCAACCCGGACCACGGCGGATGGATGTTCTTCGTGTCGGTCGACGGCAACACGACGACCTTCACCCAGACCTACGAAGAGCACCTCAAGCTCGTCGACGAGTTCCAGGAACGGCAGAAGCAGAAGAACGGCGGGTAG
- the aroC gene encoding chorismate synthase, translating to MSRLRWLTAGESHGPALVATLEGLPAGVPVTTELVADHLARRRLGYGRGARMKFEQDEITFLGGVRHGLSQGSPIAVMIGNTEWPKWETVMSADPVDPSLLKETGRNAPLTRPRPGHADLAGMQKYGFDEARPILERASARETAARVALGAVARSFIKEVAGIEIVSHVVELAAAKAPYGVYPTPADVDKLDADPVRCLDADASKAMVAEIDQAHKDGDTLGGVVEVLAYGVPVGLGSHVHWDRRLDARLAAALMGIQAIKGVEVGDGFELARVPGSQAHDEIVSTPEGLKRTSGRSGGTEGGLTTGELLRVRAAMKPIATVPRALATVDVATGEATVAHHQRSDVCAVPAAGIVAEAMVALVLADAVVEKFGGDSVPETRRNVRSYLDNLQIR from the coding sequence TTGAGCAGGTTGCGTTGGCTGACCGCCGGGGAGTCTCACGGACCGGCACTGGTGGCGACGCTGGAGGGCCTTCCCGCCGGCGTCCCCGTCACCACCGAGCTGGTGGCCGACCACCTGGCCCGGCGTCGGCTCGGCTACGGCCGCGGCGCCCGGATGAAGTTCGAGCAGGACGAGATCACCTTCCTCGGCGGCGTCCGCCACGGTCTGTCCCAGGGTTCCCCGATCGCGGTCATGATCGGCAACACCGAGTGGCCCAAGTGGGAGACCGTCATGTCGGCCGACCCGGTCGACCCCTCGCTGCTGAAGGAAACCGGCCGCAACGCGCCGCTGACGCGCCCGCGCCCCGGTCACGCCGACCTCGCCGGCATGCAGAAGTACGGCTTCGACGAAGCCCGCCCGATCCTGGAGCGCGCCAGCGCCCGCGAGACCGCGGCCCGGGTGGCCCTCGGCGCCGTCGCCAGGTCCTTCATCAAGGAAGTCGCGGGCATCGAGATCGTCTCGCACGTGGTGGAGCTGGCCGCGGCCAAGGCCCCGTACGGCGTCTACCCGACCCCGGCCGACGTCGACAAGCTCGACGCCGACCCGGTGCGCTGCCTCGACGCCGACGCGAGCAAGGCGATGGTCGCGGAGATCGACCAGGCCCACAAGGACGGCGACACCCTCGGCGGCGTCGTCGAGGTGCTCGCGTACGGAGTCCCGGTCGGCCTCGGCTCGCACGTCCACTGGGACCGCCGTCTCGACGCCCGCCTCGCCGCCGCCCTGATGGGCATCCAGGCCATCAAGGGCGTCGAGGTCGGCGACGGCTTCGAGCTGGCCCGCGTGCCCGGCTCGCAGGCGCACGACGAGATCGTCTCCACCCCCGAGGGCCTCAAGCGCACCTCCGGCCGCTCCGGCGGTACCGAGGGCGGTCTGACCACCGGCGAACTGCTGCGCGTACGGGCCGCCATGAAGCCCATCGCGACCGTGCCGCGCGCGCTCGCGACCGTGGACGTGGCGACCGGTGAGGCGACGGTGGCCCACCACCAGCGCTCCGACGTGTGCGCCGTGCCGGCCGCCGGAATCGTGGCCGAGGCCATGGTCGCCCTCGTGCTGGCCGACGCCGTGGTCGAGAAGTTCGGCGGCGACTCGGTCCCCGAGACCCGCCGCAACGTCCGGTCGTACCTCGACAACCTGCAGATCCGGTGA
- the ruvX gene encoding Holliday junction resolvase RuvX: MTLRRGRRLAIDVGDARIGVASCDPDGVLATPVETVPGRDIPFAHRRLRQLVEEYEPLEVVVGLPRSLSGREGPAAAKVRVFANELAKGIKPVTVRLVDERMTTVTAAQGLRASGKNAKKGRSVIDQAAAVVILQNALETERVSGNPPGECVEVVV, translated from the coding sequence ATGACTCTGCGCCGCGGCCGCCGGCTGGCGATCGACGTTGGGGACGCCCGGATCGGGGTCGCCTCGTGCGACCCCGATGGGGTCCTCGCCACACCGGTGGAAACGGTTCCGGGCCGGGACATCCCCTTCGCCCACCGGCGGCTGCGGCAGCTCGTCGAGGAGTACGAGCCCCTCGAAGTCGTGGTCGGCCTGCCCCGCTCGCTCAGCGGGCGGGAGGGTCCGGCCGCGGCCAAGGTGCGCGTCTTCGCGAACGAACTGGCGAAGGGCATCAAGCCGGTGACGGTCCGTCTGGTGGACGAGCGGATGACCACGGTCACCGCCGCCCAGGGCCTGCGGGCCTCCGGCAAGAACGCGAAGAAGGGCAGGTCGGTCATCGACCAGGCAGCCGCTGTGGTGATCCTTCAGAACGCTCTTGAGACCGAACGGGTATCAGGTAATCCGCCTGGCGAGTGCGTCGAAGTGGTTGTCTGA
- a CDS encoding AAA family ATPase has product MQQGVGSGGAGWGQSGQHPAAPPQPPIPPAQGWPGTPPPPHPAHPSPIPPVPPVPEATGHIPLPPAVAGTGAATLAVLLIGPAGAGKTTVARHWASTRPVPTAHVSLDDVREWVCSGFADPQAGWNEHSEAQYRLARRTCGFAARNYLANGISCILDDAVFPDRPVVGLGGWKRHVGPALLPVVLLPGLEIVLERNAARSGNRRLSDEEVARIHGRMAGWYGSGLPIIDNSQLDVEGTARALDEALARAITAPPAW; this is encoded by the coding sequence ATGCAGCAAGGAGTGGGGAGCGGGGGCGCGGGCTGGGGGCAGTCGGGACAGCACCCGGCAGCGCCGCCGCAGCCGCCGATACCCCCTGCGCAGGGCTGGCCGGGGACCCCGCCGCCACCGCACCCCGCGCACCCGTCCCCCATACCGCCCGTACCGCCCGTGCCGGAGGCCACCGGGCACATCCCGCTCCCGCCCGCGGTGGCGGGCACCGGGGCGGCCACCCTCGCGGTGCTGCTGATCGGCCCGGCCGGAGCGGGGAAGACCACCGTGGCCCGGCACTGGGCGAGCACCCGGCCGGTGCCCACCGCCCACGTCAGCCTGGACGACGTCCGGGAATGGGTGTGCTCGGGCTTCGCGGACCCGCAGGCGGGCTGGAACGAGCACTCCGAGGCCCAGTACCGCCTCGCCCGCCGCACCTGCGGGTTCGCCGCCCGCAACTACCTGGCGAACGGGATCTCCTGCATCCTCGACGACGCCGTGTTCCCGGACCGGCCCGTGGTCGGCCTGGGCGGCTGGAAGCGCCACGTGGGCCCCGCCCTGCTGCCCGTGGTGCTGCTGCCCGGTCTGGAGATCGTCCTGGAGCGCAACGCGGCCCGCTCCGGCAACCGCCGGCTCTCCGACGAGGAGGTCGCGCGGATCCACGGCCGGATGGCCGGCTGGTACGGCTCCGGCCTGCCGATCATCGACAACTCCCAGCTCGACGTCGAGGGCACCGCCCGCGCCCTAGACGAGGCCCTGGCACGGGCCATCACGGCGCCCCCGGCCTGGTAG
- the aroQ gene encoding type II 3-dehydroquinate dehydratase — MSRRVLVLNGPNLGRLGSREPDVYGATSYAGLVESCRTLGAELGFDVEVRETNDEGQLVRWLHEAADGKIPVVINPGAFTHYSYAMRDAAAQRTAPLIEVHISNPYAREEFRHTSVIASVATGTVAGFGIGSYRLALRALADEVSG, encoded by the coding sequence GTGAGCCGCCGGGTGCTCGTGCTGAACGGCCCGAACCTGGGCCGGCTCGGCTCGCGCGAGCCCGACGTGTACGGGGCCACCTCGTACGCGGGCCTGGTGGAGAGCTGCCGCACGCTGGGCGCGGAACTCGGCTTCGACGTCGAGGTCCGCGAGACCAACGACGAGGGCCAGCTGGTGCGCTGGCTGCACGAGGCCGCCGACGGGAAGATCCCCGTGGTGATCAACCCGGGTGCCTTCACGCACTACTCGTACGCCATGCGGGACGCGGCGGCGCAGCGCACCGCGCCACTGATCGAGGTGCACATCTCGAACCCGTACGCGCGCGAGGAGTTCCGGCACACCTCGGTCATCGCCTCCGTGGCGACCGGGACCGTCGCGGGCTTCGGCATCGGGTCGTACCGGCTGGCGCTGCGCGCGCTGGCGGACGAGGTCTCCGGCTGA
- a CDS encoding DUF6167 family protein: protein MFRRAFWFTAGAAAGVWATTKVNRQLKKLTPESLAAQAADKALEAGHRLKDFALDVKAGMTQREDELNDALGLRQDPDRPDNVTALPGQRRLRAIENDPHAYDKTTHRPNHSAVTYNRNEDH, encoded by the coding sequence ATGTTCCGCCGAGCCTTCTGGTTCACCGCAGGCGCCGCCGCCGGCGTGTGGGCCACCACCAAGGTCAACCGCCAGCTCAAGAAGCTGACGCCGGAGAGCCTTGCCGCCCAGGCCGCCGACAAGGCGCTGGAGGCGGGTCACCGCCTCAAGGACTTCGCCCTCGACGTCAAGGCGGGAATGACGCAGCGCGAGGACGAGCTGAACGACGCACTGGGACTCCGCCAGGATCCCGACCGGCCCGACAACGTCACCGCCCTCCCCGGGCAGCGGCGGCTGCGGGCCATCGAGAACGACCCGCACGCGTACGACAAGACCACCCACCGCCCGAACCACTCGGCGGTTACGTACAACCGGAATGAGGACCACTGA